The Streptomyces sp. NBC_01775 genome includes a region encoding these proteins:
- a CDS encoding TetR/AcrR family transcriptional regulator, whose amino-acid sequence MGAKRGPADPERRERIMAATERLLLEQGIAGVSHRAVAREAEVPLGSTTYYFATLDDLLDAATRRLSERYADWLHSWGEELGEVSPAGLVDALADLVEDQLRHAREELIVSYELLTAAMRRPELRASALLYAETERAVLARHTDEQTAIALVRVLDGLLAQSLAAARPPTRADITGPLAALLTPRN is encoded by the coding sequence ATGGGAGCCAAGCGCGGACCGGCCGACCCCGAGCGCCGGGAGCGGATCATGGCCGCCACCGAGCGGCTCCTGCTGGAGCAGGGCATCGCGGGGGTCAGCCATCGCGCGGTGGCCCGTGAGGCGGAGGTACCGCTCGGGTCGACGACGTACTACTTCGCCACCCTCGACGATCTGCTGGACGCCGCGACCCGGCGGCTGAGCGAGCGCTACGCGGACTGGCTGCACTCCTGGGGCGAGGAGCTGGGCGAGGTGTCGCCGGCCGGTCTCGTGGATGCGCTCGCCGACCTGGTCGAGGACCAACTGCGCCACGCGCGCGAGGAGTTGATCGTCAGCTACGAGCTGCTGACGGCCGCGATGCGACGGCCCGAACTGCGCGCCTCGGCCCTGCTGTACGCGGAGACCGAGCGCGCGGTCCTGGCGCGGCACACGGACGAGCAGACCGCCATCGCACTCGTCCGAGTGCTCGACGGCCTGCTCGCCCAGTCGCTCGCCGCGGCGCGCCCGCCCACCCGCGCGGACATCACGGGCCCGCTCGCCGCGCTGCTCACCCCACGGAACTGA
- a CDS encoding TerD family protein gives MGVSLAKGGNVSLSKEAPGLTAVLVGLGWDVRTTTGTDYDLDASALLCDASGKVLSDQHFVFYNNLTSPDGSVEHTGDNLTGEGEGDDETLKVNLAAVPVEINKIVFPVSIHDAERRSQNFGQVSNAFIRVVNQSGGAELARYDLSEDAATETAMVFGELYRHGGEWKFRAVGQGYASGLAGIAQDFGVNV, from the coding sequence GTGGGAGTTTCACTCGCCAAGGGCGGCAACGTCTCGCTGAGCAAGGAGGCGCCTGGCCTGACGGCTGTGCTTGTCGGCCTCGGCTGGGACGTCCGTACGACGACCGGCACCGACTACGACCTGGACGCGAGCGCCCTGCTGTGCGACGCGTCCGGCAAGGTCCTCTCCGACCAGCACTTCGTGTTCTACAACAACCTCACCAGCCCGGACGGTTCGGTCGAGCACACCGGCGACAACCTCACGGGCGAGGGCGAGGGCGACGACGAGACCCTCAAGGTCAACCTCGCCGCCGTCCCGGTCGAGATCAACAAGATCGTCTTCCCCGTCTCCATTCACGACGCCGAGCGCCGCAGCCAGAACTTCGGCCAGGTCAGCAACGCGTTCATCCGCGTCGTCAACCAGTCCGGCGGCGCCGAACTGGCCCGCTACGACCTGAGCGAGGACGCCGCCACCGAGACCGCCATGGTCTTCGGCGAGCTGTACCGGCACGGCGGCGAGTGGAAGTTCCGCGCCGTGGGCCAGGGCTACGCCTCCGGACTCGCGGGCATCGCCCAGGACTTCGGCGTCAACGTCTGA
- a CDS encoding LacI family DNA-binding transcriptional regulator translates to MRVSLKDVAEQAGVSIKTVSNVVNKYEHVTPATREKVQAAIDALGYRPNLTARHLRKGRTGIIALAVPELGNPYFAELAGAVVDTAAEHDYTVLLDHTQGRRERELLVTQGFRARVIDGLILNPLELEPEDLASRTDDAPLVLIGERRYDLPYDHIAIDNIAAARAAVRHLLDIGRRRIAFLGARGDRHSHPAHLRLLGWQAELAASGVTADDALIAPVEGWDRADGATAMAALLDAGRQPDAVFAYNDLIAIGAMRVMSERGLRVPQDVAVVGFDDLTEGRYGAVTLTTVAPDKRAIARMAVESIVNRLSGGPDGEAPGGAPRQLQPGFALLERESTVGRTVG, encoded by the coding sequence GTGCGGGTGAGTCTCAAGGACGTGGCGGAACAGGCCGGAGTGTCGATCAAGACGGTCTCAAACGTCGTGAACAAATACGAGCACGTCACACCGGCCACCCGGGAGAAGGTGCAGGCCGCCATCGACGCACTCGGCTACCGGCCCAACCTCACGGCCCGCCACCTGCGCAAAGGGCGTACCGGCATCATCGCCCTGGCCGTTCCCGAGCTGGGCAACCCGTACTTCGCCGAGCTGGCCGGCGCCGTCGTCGACACGGCTGCCGAGCACGACTACACCGTCCTCCTCGACCACACCCAGGGCCGCCGCGAGCGCGAGCTGCTGGTCACCCAGGGCTTCCGCGCCCGGGTCATCGACGGGCTGATCCTCAACCCGCTGGAGCTGGAGCCGGAGGATCTGGCCTCGCGCACCGACGACGCACCGCTCGTCCTCATCGGCGAGCGCCGCTACGACCTGCCCTACGACCACATCGCCATCGACAACATCGCGGCGGCCCGCGCCGCCGTGCGCCACCTGCTGGACATCGGCCGGCGCCGTATCGCCTTCCTGGGCGCACGCGGCGACCGCCACAGCCACCCGGCCCACCTGCGCCTGCTGGGCTGGCAGGCGGAGTTGGCGGCCTCCGGCGTCACCGCCGACGACGCGCTGATCGCCCCGGTCGAGGGCTGGGACCGGGCCGACGGCGCCACCGCGATGGCCGCCCTGCTGGACGCCGGGCGACAGCCGGACGCGGTGTTCGCCTACAACGACCTCATCGCGATCGGGGCGATGCGGGTGATGTCCGAGCGGGGGCTACGGGTGCCGCAGGACGTGGCCGTCGTCGGCTTCGACGACCTGACGGAGGGCCGCTACGGTGCGGTGACGCTCACCACCGTGGCCCCGGACAAACGGGCGATCGCCCGCATGGCGGTGGAGTCGATCGTCAACCGCCTGTCGGGAGGACCCGACGGGGAAGCCCCCGGCGGCGCCCCCCGCCAACTCCAGCCGGGATTCGCGCTGTTGGAGCGGGAGAGCACGGTGGGGCGAACGGTCGGCTGA
- a CDS encoding ABC transporter substrate-binding protein, whose protein sequence is MKPLARRLTATTALLTTLALSLGCAKSEDDNDKSSASSGGGKDSGQVAAEPAKGAKTCTLAAYGGKKTDLKNATVGFSQSEKEANPFRIAETASIKAEAKKRGVKLLTANAQSQFSKQISDVQDLISKGADLLVIAPLNSDGWEPVLKQAAAKNIPIVTVDRKINAKACKDYVSFIGSDFVQQGRRAADQMIKATGGKGEVAILLGAPGNNVTTERTKGFSERIKQKAPGLKVVFKQTGEFAREKGQQVTEQLIQSKPGIDGIYAENDEMGLGAVNALKGAGKKAGDVKIVTVDGTRNAVQGIVDKWIYGVVESNPRFGPLAFQTLDDFTQGKKVGQDIVIKDSAYTPANAERDLSKAF, encoded by the coding sequence ATGAAGCCGCTCGCAAGACGCCTCACAGCGACAACAGCGCTCCTCACCACTCTCGCCCTCTCGCTCGGCTGTGCCAAGTCCGAGGACGACAACGACAAGTCCTCCGCGAGCTCAGGCGGCGGCAAGGACAGCGGCCAGGTGGCGGCCGAGCCCGCCAAGGGCGCCAAGACCTGCACCCTGGCCGCCTACGGCGGCAAGAAGACCGACCTCAAGAACGCCACCGTCGGCTTCTCGCAGTCGGAGAAGGAAGCCAACCCGTTCCGTATCGCGGAGACCGCCTCCATCAAGGCGGAGGCCAAGAAGCGCGGGGTCAAGCTGCTGACGGCCAACGCGCAGTCGCAGTTCTCCAAGCAGATCAGCGACGTGCAGGACCTGATATCCAAGGGCGCGGACCTGCTGGTCATCGCGCCGCTCAACTCCGACGGCTGGGAGCCGGTCCTCAAGCAGGCGGCGGCCAAGAACATCCCGATCGTCACCGTGGACCGGAAGATCAACGCCAAGGCGTGCAAGGACTACGTCAGCTTCATCGGCTCGGACTTCGTCCAGCAGGGCCGCCGCGCCGCCGACCAGATGATCAAGGCAACCGGCGGCAAGGGCGAGGTCGCCATCCTCCTCGGCGCGCCCGGCAACAACGTCACCACCGAGCGCACCAAGGGCTTCTCCGAGCGGATAAAGCAGAAGGCACCTGGCCTCAAGGTCGTCTTCAAGCAGACCGGCGAGTTCGCGCGGGAGAAGGGCCAGCAGGTCACCGAGCAGCTCATCCAGTCCAAGCCCGGCATCGACGGGATCTACGCGGAGAACGACGAGATGGGCCTCGGCGCCGTCAACGCACTGAAGGGCGCGGGCAAGAAGGCGGGCGACGTCAAGATCGTGACCGTGGACGGCACCCGCAACGCCGTGCAGGGCATCGTCGACAAGTGGATCTACGGCGTCGTGGAGTCCAACCCCCGCTTCGGGCCGCTGGCCTTCCAGACGCTGGACGACTTCACCCAGGGCAAGAAGGTCGGCCAGGACATCGTCATCAAGGACAGCGCCTACACCCCCGCCAACGCGGAGCGGGACCTGAGCAAGGCGTTTTGA
- a CDS encoding sugar ABC transporter ATP-binding protein — MHAVTHALSVHGLTKRFPGVLALDSVDFGVAPGEVHALIGENGAGKSTLIKVLTGVYAPDEGEVRHGGERVEFATPLAAQRAGISTIYQEVNLVPLMSVARNLYLGREPRSRLGLIDFARMHREAAETLREYGVRADVRRPLGELGVGAQQMVALARAVSVDARVVIMDEPTSSLEPREVETLFGVIRRLREQGVAVVYVSHRLDELYAVCDTVTVLRDGRRVHTGPLAELERLRLVSLMLGREIGEVRAEGTTKFGGEHEAAALEPVLRAEGLSVPHQLHGVSFEVRPGEVVGLGGLLGSGRTETVKALSGALALSGGRVTVAGAPLRSGSPSAAIRAGVSLLPEDRKTEGIVPGLSVRENIALAVLPRLSRGGLVSEARIDALVETFMKRLRIKASSPRQKAGELSGGNQQKVLLARWLATEPKVLLLDEPTRGIDVGAKAEVQKLIDELADNGLGVLLISSDLEELIEGSDRVVVLRDGAVVGELSGDEVTEDRLMEAIAAAAEETAGAAEDTPERTPESSDREPSDRPTEEAPHG, encoded by the coding sequence ATGCACGCGGTGACGCACGCGCTCTCGGTCCACGGCCTGACCAAACGCTTCCCCGGCGTACTGGCCCTCGACAGCGTCGACTTCGGCGTGGCACCCGGCGAGGTGCACGCGCTGATCGGCGAGAACGGGGCGGGGAAGTCGACGCTGATCAAGGTGCTGACCGGGGTGTACGCCCCGGACGAGGGCGAGGTCCGGCACGGTGGCGAGCGCGTGGAGTTCGCCACCCCGCTGGCCGCGCAGCGCGCCGGGATCTCCACGATCTACCAGGAGGTCAACCTCGTCCCGCTGATGAGCGTGGCCCGCAATCTCTACCTGGGCCGCGAGCCGCGCTCCCGCCTGGGCCTCATCGACTTCGCCCGGATGCACCGCGAGGCGGCCGAGACGCTGCGCGAGTACGGCGTCCGCGCTGATGTGCGCCGTCCGCTGGGCGAACTCGGCGTCGGGGCACAGCAGATGGTGGCTCTGGCCCGCGCCGTGTCCGTCGACGCGCGCGTGGTGATCATGGACGAGCCGACCTCGTCGCTGGAGCCGCGGGAGGTGGAGACCCTCTTCGGCGTCATCCGGCGGCTGCGGGAGCAGGGCGTGGCCGTGGTCTACGTCAGCCACCGGCTGGATGAGCTGTACGCGGTGTGCGACACGGTCACGGTGCTGCGCGACGGGCGCCGGGTGCACACCGGTCCGCTGGCCGAACTGGAGCGGCTGCGGCTGGTGTCGCTGATGCTGGGCCGGGAGATCGGCGAGGTGCGGGCCGAGGGGACCACGAAGTTCGGTGGCGAGCACGAGGCGGCGGCCCTGGAGCCGGTGTTGCGGGCCGAAGGGCTCAGCGTGCCGCACCAGTTGCACGGCGTCTCCTTCGAGGTGCGCCCCGGCGAGGTGGTCGGCCTCGGCGGTCTGCTCGGGTCGGGCCGCACCGAGACGGTCAAGGCGCTCTCGGGGGCGCTCGCGCTCAGCGGGGGCCGTGTCACGGTGGCAGGCGCCCCGCTGCGCTCCGGGTCGCCGTCCGCCGCCATTCGCGCCGGGGTCTCGCTGCTGCCCGAGGACCGCAAGACCGAGGGCATCGTGCCGGGCCTCTCCGTACGGGAGAACATCGCGCTGGCGGTGCTCCCCCGGCTCTCGCGGGGCGGCCTGGTCTCCGAGGCGCGGATCGACGCGCTGGTGGAGACGTTCATGAAGCGGCTGCGCATCAAGGCGTCCTCGCCCCGTCAGAAGGCGGGCGAGCTGTCCGGCGGCAACCAGCAAAAAGTGCTGCTCGCCCGCTGGCTGGCCACCGAGCCCAAGGTGCTGCTGCTGGACGAGCCGACCCGGGGCATCGACGTGGGTGCCAAGGCCGAGGTGCAAAAGCTCATCGACGAGCTGGCGGACAACGGCCTGGGCGTGCTGCTGATCTCCTCCGACCTGGAGGAGCTGATCGAGGGCTCCGACCGTGTGGTGGTGCTCAGGGACGGCGCCGTCGTCGGCGAGCTGTCCGGCGACGAGGTCACCGAGGACCGGCTGATGGAGGCGATCGCCGCGGCAGCGGAGGAAACAGCCGGCGCGGCGGAGGACACGCCGGAGAGAACGCCGGAGAGCAGCGACCGGGAGCCGTCCGACCGGCCGACCGAGGAGGCACCGCATGGCTGA
- a CDS encoding ABC transporter permease, translating into MAEVAVRRTGPDRAAVTAWLQAYGVYAGVAVLLVFNVAFTEHFLSAENFRTQAVQVAPILIVALGMALAIGSEGIDLSVGSVMALSTSLVALYLGYGPWVALLTAVVGGVVVGLVNGSLIAFVGVQPIVATLALMVGGRGLALVLLPQLKDVRDPGMRALGSGDLLGVPYPALIALLLVVLVGFTVRRTTFGRQLLAIGDSRPAARLSGLPVRRVLICVYICSGVLAAIAGYLATARLQASDPTSLGTLMELSAITAVVVGGTPLSGGRVRIGGTVAGAVLIQLLTATLIKHDLPPSWTQLAQAVVIVLAVYAARERGKR; encoded by the coding sequence ATGGCTGAGGTCGCTGTCCGCCGTACGGGACCCGACCGGGCCGCCGTCACCGCCTGGCTCCAGGCGTACGGCGTCTACGCGGGCGTCGCCGTACTGCTGGTGTTCAACGTCGCCTTCACCGAACACTTCCTGTCCGCAGAGAACTTCCGCACCCAGGCCGTGCAGGTCGCCCCCATCCTGATCGTCGCGCTCGGCATGGCGCTGGCCATCGGCTCCGAGGGCATCGACTTGTCCGTCGGCTCCGTGATGGCCCTCTCCACCTCGCTGGTGGCCCTCTACCTCGGCTACGGGCCATGGGTCGCGCTGCTGACGGCGGTGGTCGGCGGGGTGGTCGTGGGCCTGGTCAACGGCTCGCTGATCGCCTTCGTCGGAGTGCAGCCGATCGTGGCGACGCTGGCGCTGATGGTCGGCGGCCGGGGCCTCGCGCTGGTGCTGCTGCCGCAGTTGAAGGACGTACGCGACCCCGGCATGCGCGCGCTGGGCTCCGGCGATCTGCTGGGTGTGCCGTATCCCGCGCTGATCGCGCTGCTGCTGGTGGTGCTGGTGGGCTTCACGGTGCGGCGTACGACGTTCGGCCGGCAGCTGCTGGCCATCGGCGACAGCCGCCCGGCCGCACGGCTGTCCGGGCTGCCGGTGCGGCGTGTGCTGATCTGTGTGTACATCTGCTCCGGGGTGCTCGCGGCCATCGCCGGATATCTGGCCACGGCCCGGCTCCAGGCCAGCGACCCCACCTCGCTGGGCACGCTGATGGAGCTGTCCGCGATCACGGCCGTCGTCGTGGGCGGGACCCCGCTGAGCGGCGGGCGGGTGCGCATCGGCGGGACCGTGGCGGGCGCCGTGCTGATCCAGTTGCTGACGGCCACGCTCATCAAGCACGATCTGCCGCCCTCCTGGACGCAGCTGGCGCAGGCCGTGGTCATCGTGCTCGCGGTCTACGCGGCACGCGAGAGGGGGAAGCGGTGA
- a CDS encoding M23 family metallopeptidase: MAARTAALLCAVVLAGGLPQPGATARSRPGPTEAALPVPDRIAVLYREATAASARFEHAHRKADRQRSAVARTQRAVSRGKKRLRRQHLQLGIVARSQYQQGGWSPGTQLLTSRSPDSLLEKLRAQRQGDRAFARLLRATRTTQHRLERNSALGRTVLRRLKANEARQERAKHTVEVRLALAKRRLHRMRAARVARAVGPVTRTAPAPPAVAVPAVMPAAAPGGCAYSPPSGNRAKSAGSGKQWVTPVSDYVLSAGFASSGKRWAHSHTGQDFAVPTGTPVHAVGKGTVVSTSCGDAFGNQIVIRHPGGYYTQYAHLSRIHVRRGQEVATGELIGLSGSTGNSTGPHLHFEVRVTPNMGSGVDPVRWLRERGVRV, from the coding sequence GTGGCGGCTCGCACAGCCGCGCTGCTGTGCGCCGTGGTGCTGGCCGGCGGGCTGCCGCAGCCGGGCGCGACGGCTCGGTCCCGCCCCGGGCCCACCGAGGCCGCGCTGCCGGTGCCCGACCGGATCGCCGTGCTCTACCGCGAAGCCACCGCCGCCTCGGCGCGCTTCGAGCACGCGCACCGTAAGGCGGACCGGCAGCGGTCGGCGGTCGCCAGGACCCAGCGAGCCGTCAGCCGTGGCAAGAAGCGGCTGCGCCGGCAGCACCTCCAGCTCGGGATCGTCGCCCGCAGCCAGTACCAGCAGGGTGGTTGGAGCCCGGGGACCCAGCTGCTGACGAGCCGCTCGCCCGACAGCCTGCTCGAAAAGCTCCGTGCCCAGCGCCAGGGCGACCGCGCGTTCGCGCGGCTGCTGCGCGCCACGAGGACGACGCAGCACCGGCTGGAGCGGAACAGCGCGCTCGGCAGGACCGTACTGCGCAGGCTGAAGGCGAACGAGGCGCGGCAGGAGCGGGCCAAGCACACCGTCGAGGTGCGGCTCGCGCTGGCCAAGCGGCGGCTCCACCGGATGCGCGCGGCCCGCGTCGCGCGGGCCGTGGGCCCGGTGACCCGCACGGCGCCGGCCCCTCCCGCCGTCGCCGTGCCCGCCGTCATGCCCGCCGCCGCGCCCGGCGGCTGCGCGTACTCACCGCCCTCGGGCAACCGCGCCAAGAGCGCCGGGAGCGGCAAACAGTGGGTGACGCCGGTATCCGACTACGTGCTTTCCGCGGGCTTCGCCTCGTCGGGCAAGCGATGGGCGCACAGCCACACCGGGCAGGACTTCGCGGTGCCGACCGGCACACCCGTACACGCCGTGGGCAAGGGCACGGTCGTGTCCACGAGTTGCGGTGACGCTTTCGGGAACCAGATCGTCATCCGCCACCCCGGCGGCTACTACACGCAGTACGCGCACCTGTCGCGTATCCACGTGCGGCGGGGCCAGGAGGTGGCGACGGGCGAGCTCATCGGGCTGTCGGGCAGCACCGGCAACTCCACGGGCCCGCATCTGCACTTCGAGGTGCGGGTCACCCCGAACATGGGCTCGGGCGTCGACCCGGTGCGCTGGCTGCGCGAGCGCGGCGTACGGGTGTGA
- a CDS encoding ABC transporter permease translates to MPGPGKGPDGGKGRGGARAERLSALAQRHGALVALVLTVLIASLSFDSFAGADNLENVAVSAAFLAIVALGMTFVIVSGGIDLSVGSVFVLGGVLAAWGSRHGPVVALLLPLAVCGAIGLVNGLLIARVRLAPFIVTLAAMLGARGIMLNITDEGADTFLVAKDSLFADLGREKLLGLGVPVWITLVLFGLGGLLLRRTRFGQNVYAVGGNEDAASLMGTSVVRTKVSVYVLSGLLAGLAGALNAAWLASGVTILGQGMELEAISAVVIGGTLLTGGMGFVSGSLVGVLLLKVIQNVINQIGSLDSAYQQVVSGAFLVLVVVVQTWLGRRRKARLSSPH, encoded by the coding sequence GTGCCCGGCCCCGGCAAGGGGCCTGACGGCGGAAAGGGGCGCGGCGGCGCCCGCGCCGAGCGGCTGAGTGCCCTCGCGCAACGGCACGGCGCGCTGGTGGCGCTGGTGCTGACGGTGCTGATCGCCTCGCTGTCGTTCGACTCGTTCGCCGGCGCCGACAACCTGGAGAACGTCGCCGTCTCGGCGGCGTTCCTCGCGATCGTCGCGCTCGGCATGACGTTCGTGATCGTCTCGGGCGGCATCGACCTGTCGGTCGGCTCGGTGTTCGTCCTCGGCGGCGTGCTGGCCGCGTGGGGCTCGCGGCACGGCCCGGTGGTCGCCCTGCTGCTGCCGCTCGCGGTGTGCGGGGCGATCGGGCTGGTCAACGGGCTGCTGATCGCCCGGGTGCGGCTGGCCCCGTTCATCGTCACGCTCGCCGCGATGCTCGGCGCGCGCGGGATCATGCTGAACATCACCGACGAGGGGGCCGACACCTTCCTGGTCGCCAAGGACTCGCTCTTCGCCGATCTGGGCCGGGAGAAGCTACTGGGCCTCGGCGTCCCGGTGTGGATCACCCTGGTGCTGTTCGGGCTGGGCGGCCTGCTGCTGCGCCGCACCCGCTTCGGGCAGAACGTCTACGCGGTGGGCGGCAACGAGGACGCCGCCTCCTTGATGGGCACCTCCGTCGTCCGTACGAAGGTGTCCGTCTACGTCCTGTCGGGGCTGCTCGCCGGGCTGGCCGGGGCGCTGAACGCGGCGTGGCTCGCCTCGGGCGTCACCATCCTGGGGCAGGGCATGGAGCTGGAGGCGATCTCCGCGGTCGTCATCGGCGGCACGCTGCTGACCGGCGGCATGGGCTTCGTGAGCGGATCGCTGGTCGGCGTGCTGCTGCTGAAGGTCATCCAGAACGTCATCAACCAGATCGGCTCCCTGGACTCCGCCTACCAGCAGGTCGTCAGCGGCGCCTTCCTCGTGCTCGTCGTGGTCGTACAGACCTGGCTGGGACGACGGCGCAAGGCGCGGCTCTCCTCGCCGCACTGA
- a CDS encoding MFS transporter: protein MAHNVRDATDATDATDATDVADVAAKAGAREWAGLVVLTLPVLLIAVDLTVLGFAIPALSADLAPSSSQLLWLVDIYSFVLAGLLVTMGTLGDRVGRRKLLMTGCAGFGAASVLAAYAPSAAGLIAARVLLGVAGATLMPSTLSLLRNMFREERQRLVAVAAWGSAFSAGSALGPVVGGVLLEHFWWGSVFLINVPIVVLALIGLPLLVPEARDPSPGRFDLLSAALTLLTVLPVVYAIKIFAHGDELKALPFLVVGLLFGYVFVRRQRTLADPLIDISLFRIRTFSAAIVTNVLVVFVMAGSLFFIPQFLQLSEGLSPLRGGLLLLPGAALSVASGFFAAAAAQRAGLRRLVAGGLATAALGYAVMTALPLGHGVAVITVAFCLISLGAGTVMTLTNSIVLSTVPPERAGAASAVSETGIELGGALGVAVLGSVLSSAYRVGLDPVEGVSSEVMGSARETFANALRQAAETGGAAGRSLAGAARDAFAGGVQLTGIVGAGLLVVATAQAWVLLRPGGAAGDGADRGDGADPDGGAASDAGADAGTGRPLGSTVL from the coding sequence ATGGCGCACAACGTACGCGACGCGACCGACGCGACCGACGCGACCGACGCGACCGACGTGGCCGACGTGGCAGCGAAGGCCGGCGCGCGTGAGTGGGCGGGGCTGGTGGTCCTCACGCTGCCCGTACTCCTGATCGCGGTCGACCTCACCGTCCTCGGCTTCGCGATCCCCGCGCTGAGTGCGGACCTCGCTCCGTCGAGCAGCCAACTGCTGTGGCTCGTGGACATCTACTCGTTCGTGCTCGCCGGACTGCTGGTGACCATGGGCACGCTCGGCGACCGCGTCGGCCGCCGCAAGCTGCTGATGACCGGCTGCGCCGGCTTCGGTGCCGCCTCGGTGCTCGCCGCCTACGCGCCCAGCGCCGCCGGGCTGATCGCCGCGCGCGTCCTGCTGGGCGTCGCCGGTGCGACGCTGATGCCCTCGACGCTCTCGCTCCTGCGCAACATGTTCCGCGAGGAGCGGCAGCGGCTCGTCGCAGTCGCCGCCTGGGGCTCGGCCTTCAGCGCGGGCTCCGCGCTCGGGCCCGTCGTCGGAGGGGTGCTGCTGGAGCACTTCTGGTGGGGCTCCGTCTTTCTGATCAACGTGCCGATCGTGGTGCTCGCGCTGATAGGGCTGCCGCTGCTGGTGCCCGAGGCGCGTGACCCCTCGCCGGGCCGCTTCGATCTGCTGAGCGCCGCGCTGACCTTGCTGACGGTGCTGCCCGTCGTCTACGCCATCAAGATCTTCGCGCACGGCGACGAGCTGAAGGCGCTGCCGTTCCTCGTCGTCGGACTGCTCTTCGGCTACGTATTCGTACGGCGCCAGCGCACGCTCGCTGATCCGCTCATCGACATCTCCCTGTTCAGGATCCGTACCTTCTCGGCCGCGATCGTCACCAATGTGCTGGTGGTCTTCGTGATGGCCGGATCGCTCTTCTTCATACCGCAGTTCCTCCAGCTCTCCGAAGGGCTCTCCCCGCTGCGCGGCGGGCTCCTGCTGCTGCCGGGCGCCGCGCTCTCGGTGGCCTCCGGCTTCTTCGCCGCCGCCGCGGCCCAGCGGGCCGGGCTGCGCCGGCTGGTCGCCGGAGGTCTCGCCACGGCGGCGCTCGGCTACGCCGTGATGACGGCGCTTCCGCTGGGGCATGGCGTCGCCGTGATCACCGTCGCCTTCTGCCTCATCAGCCTGGGCGCCGGCACGGTGATGACGCTGACCAACAGCATCGTGCTCTCCACCGTGCCGCCCGAACGCGCGGGTGCCGCCTCCGCGGTGTCCGAGACCGGCATCGAACTGGGCGGCGCGCTGGGTGTGGCGGTCCTGGGCAGCGTGCTGTCCTCCGCGTACCGCGTGGGTCTCGACCCGGTCGAGGGCGTGTCCTCCGAGGTGATGGGCAGCGCGCGGGAGACGTTCGCGAACGCGCTGCGCCAGGCCGCCGAAACGGGTGGGGCGGCGGGCCGTTCGCTGGCCGGTGCCGCGCGGGACGCCTTCGCCGGGGGTGTACAGCTCACCGGGATCGTCGGCGCGGGCTTGCTTGTTGTCGCGACGGCGCAGGCGTGGGTGCTGCTGCGGCCCGGTGGCGCGGCGGGTGACGGAGCCGACCGGGGCGACGGTGCCGACCCCGATGGCGGTGCCGCCTCCGATGCCGGTGCCGATGCCGGTACCGGCCGTCCGCTTGGTTCTACAGTCCTGTAG